A stretch of DNA from Microlunatus capsulatus:
GTCGACCGGGCCGGGCAGGAGGTCCGCTACACCTACCGGCTGCGCAACCAAGGGCCCACGGCGCTGCGCGACGTCCGCCTGGCCGACCCCCGGGTGGCCCCGGACGCGCTGGCCTGCAGCCCCGCCCTCGGGGCGACCCTGACGCCCGGCGCCCGGCTGACCTGCACCGCCACCGTCACCACCACCCAGGACGACCTCGACTTCGGGGGACTGGAGACCGCCGCCGAGGCGCGCGCCGAGATCGCGGACGGCGACCCCGACGACCCGGCCGACGACGTCCTCGCCGTCGGGCCGGCCTCGGTCGGGATCCGGGCCCGCCCCCGGCTGCAGGTCGCCGTCGCCACGGCTCCCGCGCGACCCGCGGCGGGCGACTCGGTGACGGTGACCGCGACGCTGACCAACCCCGGCAACCTGACGCTGACCGATCTCCGGCTGGAGCGGCTGCGCCCCGCGCTGGAGGGGCTCGCCTGTCCGGACGCCCCGAGCGACGGCCTGGCGCCGGGCGCGGCGCTCGTCTGCACCGGCCGCTCCGTGGTCACGACGGCGGACGCCCGGCAGGGCCAGCTGGACGTGCGGGTCGGGGCGCGCGCGGAGCAGCCGTACGGCCTGCCGGGACGGGGTCAGGACGACGTGGTGGCCACCGCCAGCGCCCGGGTTCCGCTGACGCGCGCGGCCCCGCCCCCGGCGCCCACCTCCACGCCCACCCCGGACCCGTCGGCCGCGCCGTCGTCGGCCGCACCGTCTCCCGGTCGCCCGAGCAGCGCGCCCGGCCCGGGCGGTGCCGCGGACGGCGGGCTGGCCGACTCGGGCGGACCGGCGTCGGCCGTCGGACCGGCGGGGCTGCTCGCGGTGGCCGCGGGGGCCGTGCTGCTGGTCCGGTCGTCCCGCCGGCGCCGCTGAGGCACCCCCCTTCCGGGAGCGGTCAGGACGAGGCGCGGTCCTGGGTGTCGTCGACCTCGGTCGCGGTGCTCTCGACGAGCTCCAGCAGGTCCGGCTCGGGCCGGACCAGCTCGGCGGCCTCGGGCATCGCGTGGGCGCGCCGGCGGCTGCCCCGGCCCACCAGCGGCTCGACCTTGACGGCGTCGTCGACCAGCTCGACGGCCTGGATCTGGCGGACCGGCTCCTCGACGGGGGAGAGCGCGGCCAGCTCCTTCTCGCTCACCTTGAGGTCGCGGAACTTGCGGGCCCGGACCAGCACGGTGCCCTCGACCGTCGCGATCGTCTCGTTGTACGCGTTCACCGACGTCCGCAGGGCCCGGCCCAGCTTGTCGAAGCGGTTGCCCATCAGCCCCAGCTTCTCGTGCAGGTCGCGGCCCAGCTTGAAGACCTCGGCGGCGCTCTCGGCCAGCGCGGCCTGCTTCCAGCCGTAGGCCACGGCGCGGAGCATGCCGATCAGCGTCGTCGGCGTCGCCAGCACGACGTCGCGGTGGGCCGCGTAGTCGTACAGGTCGGGGATCTGCTCCAGCGCGGTGGTGAAGAACTGCTCGTTCGGCAGGAACAGGACGACGAACTCGGGCGTCTCGGCCGCCTTCCAGTACTGCTTGGAGGACAGCTGGTCGACGTGGGTGCGGACGTTGCGGGCGTAGCGGGTGAGCGCCTCGCGCTTGAGGTCGGGGTCGTCGGTCTCGGCCGCCTCGAGGAAGGCGCTGAGGGGCACCTTGGAGTCGACGAACAGGTGCTTGCCCTCGGCCAGGTGCACCCGCATGTCGGGGCGCATCGTCCGGTCGTCGGCCCGCGTCGTGGACTGCAGGTCGAAGTCGCAGCGCTCGACCATGCCGGCGAGCTCGGCCACCCGCTTGAGCTGCACCTCGCCCCACGAGCCGCGGACCTGCGGCTTGCGCAGGGCCGTGACCAGGGCGCTGGTCTCGCGGCGCAGCGTCTCCCCGGTCTGCTGGACCGTCTGCACCTGGATCCGCAGGTCGGTCGACATGGCGACCCGCTCCTTCTCGACCTCGGTGAGCCGGCTGTTGAACCGGTCGAGGCTCTCCCGGACCGGCAGCATCAGCTGCTCGGTGGCGCGGAGCCGGTGCTCGGCCTGGGCGTCGGCGCTCTTGCCCTGGCGCTCCAGGCTCTCGGCCGAGAGCACCTTGAAGTGGTTGAGCATGGCCTCGCGGTCGGCGGCGATCTCGGTGGCCCGCTGCAGGGCGGCGTCGCGCTCGGCCTCGGCCCGCGCGACGGCGGCCGACACCTCCGCGGCCTCGGCCTGCGCCGCAGCGGCCTCGGCGCGGGCGTCGGCGGCCTCGGTCGAGGACTGCGCCCGCACCTCGGCCAGGTCGGCGCGGGCGCGCTCGGTCTCGGTGCGCGCGTGGGCGTGCTCGGAGCGGGCCTGGGCCGTCTCCATCCGGGCCTGGGCGGCCTCCCCGCGGGCGGCGGCGGCGTCGGACTGCGCGACGGCCAGCTCGGTCCGGGCGCGGGCGAGCGCGGCGTCGTCCTGGGCCACCAGCACCTCGCGACGGGCGCGCGCGACCTGCAGGGCCACCGCCGCACCCACCAGCAGGCCCAGCACCAACCCGCACACCAACGCCACCACCACGAACCCGTCCATGCCCTCGATCTTGCAGCGGGGCACTGACAAAACCCGGGAGGCCGCCCGGCGGGCCCCGCTCCCGGCGCCGTTAGCGTGGCCCCCATGAGCGCCGCCCCGATGACCGCCGCCGAGCACGTCGCCGACCTGGCGGCCTTCGTCCAGGCCTCGCCGTCCAGCTACCACGCCGCGGCCGAGGGCGCCCGCCGGCTGCGCGCCGCCGGCTTCGCCCAGCAGGACGAGGCCGAGGCCTGGGACTCCTCGCCCGGCGGCCACTTCCTGGTCCGCGACGGCGCCCTGCTGGCCTGGCGGGTGCCCGAGGGCGCCGGCCCGACGACGGGCTTCCGGGTCCTGGGCGCGCACACCGACTCCCCGACCTTCAAGCTCAAGCCCCGCCCCGACCTCGGCGCCTGGGGCTGGCAGCAGCTCGGCGTCGAGGTCTACGGCGGGCCGCTGCTCAACTCCTGGCTGGACCGCGAGCTGGGCCTGGCCGGCCGCGTCGCCCTGTCCGACGGGTCGGTCCGGCTGCTGGCCACCGGCCCGATCATGCGCATCCCGCAGCTGGCCGTGCACCTGGACCGCGGGGTCAACGACGAGGGGCTGCGGCTGGACAAGCAGCAGCACACCGCGCCGGTGTGGAGCGTCGGCCACCGCGGGCTGTCGGTGCTGGACCACCTCGCCGAGGTCGCCGGCTGCACCCGGGCCGAGATCGACGGCTACGACCTCGTCGCCCACGACACCGCGGCCCCGGCCGTCTTCGGCCCGCACGGGGAGTTCTTCGCCTCCGGCCGGCTCGACAACCTCAGCAGCGTGCACGCCGGGCTGGTCGCCCTGCTGGCCGACGGAGGGAGCGAGCACGTCGAGCTGCTCGCCGCCTTCGACCACGAGGAGGTGGGCAGCGGCTCGCGCTCGGGCGCGGCCGGGCCGGTGCTGGCCGACGTCGTCAGCCGGACCCTGGGCGCCCTGGGCGCCACCCCCGACGAGCAGCACCGCGCCCTGGCCCGCTCGGTCTGCCTCTCCGCCGACGCCGGGCACGCCCTGCACCCCAACTACGCCGGGCGGCACGACCCGGCCAACCAGCCCGTCCTCAACGGCGGCCCGCTGCTCAAGCTCAACGCCAACCAGCGCTACGCCAGCGACGCGACCGGCACCGCGCTGTGGCGGCGCGCGTGCCGCCGGGCGGAGGTGCCGACGCAGGAGTTCGTCTCGCACAACGCCATCCCCTGCGGGTCGACGATCGGGCCGCTGACCGCGACCCGGCTGGGCATGGCGACGGTCGACGTCGGCACCCCGCTGCTGTCGATGCACTCCGCCCGCGAGCTCGCCGGCAGCGAGGACCCGGCCTCGCTCAGCCGGGCCGTCGCCGCCTTCTTCGCCCTCGGCGGCTGAGCAGCGCGGCCTCGGGCGGCTGAGCCGCGGGCCCTCAGCGGCTGAGCAGCGCGGGCCCGGGCGGCTGAGAGCACGCTCACCGTCCGCTCAGGTCGGCGTGCGAGGGTGGGCCACGCCCGCTTGTACGTTCAACTGATCGGAGCCTCATGCCGACCCCCACGACACGACGCGCCCCCCTCGACCTCGGCCTGCTGGTCGTCCGCCTCGCCCTCGGCGCGGTGATGATCGCCCACGGCTACCAGAAGGTGTTCGGCAACGGCATCGCCGCCACCCAGCAGGGCTTCACCGGGATGGGCGCGCCGGTGCCCGAGCTGACCGGCGTCCTCGTCCCGCTGCTGGAACTGGGCGGCGGCCTGCTCGTCGTCCTCGGGCTGGCCACCCGCCTGGTCGTGGTGCTCTTCGGCGCCACGATGGTGGGCGCCGCCCTGCTCGTGCACCTGCCCAACGGCTTCTACGCCGCCGACGGCGGGTGGGAGCTGGTCGGGCTGCTGGCGGCCCTCTGCCTCGCCCTGCTGGTCAGCGGCGCGGGCCGGTTCTCCCTCGACGGCGCGCTGCTCGAGCGGCGCCGCGCCCGCCGCGCGCGGACCGCTCCGACCGCCCCGGCGGAGGCCGAGCCCGCCCGCGTCTGAGCCCCGTGCGGAGCGACGGGCTCGGCGGTCCCCGCCGAGCCCGTAAACTCGGTGCCCGTGGCTCTCAACATCGGCATCGTCGGCCTCCCCAACGCGGGGAAGTCGACCCTCTTCAACGCGCTGACGCGCAACGACGTCCTGGCGGCGAACTACCCCTTCGCCACCATCGAGCCCAACGTCGGCGTGGTCGGCGTCCCCGACCCGCGGCTGGCCACCCTGGCCGAGATCTTCCACTCCGAGCGGATCGTCCCCGCCACCGTGAGCTTCGTCGACATCGCCGGCATCGTCCGCGGCGCCAGCCAGGGCGAGGGGATGGGCAACGCCTTCCTCTCCCACATCCGCGAGGCCGACGCGATCTGCCAGGTCACCCGGGTCTTCCGCGACGCGGACGTCACCCACGTCGACGGCGCCGTCAACCCGCCCGGGGACATCGAGACGATCGCCACCGAGCTGATCCTCGCCGACCTGCAGACCCTCGAGCGCGCGCTGCCCCGGCTGGAGAAGGAGGCGCGCACCAACAAGGACAAGCTCGCCACCATCGCCGCAGTCCGCGAGGCCACCGAGGTGCTCGACCGCGGCCAGGGCGTCTTCGCCGCCGGCCTCGACCCCGAGCCGCTGCGCGAGCTGTTCCTGCTGACGGCCAAGCCGTTCCTCTTCGTCTTCAACTGCGACACCGACGAGCTGTCCGACACGGCGCTGCTCGACCGGCTGCGCGCGGCCGTCGCGCCGGCCGAGGCGATCTTCCTCGACGCCAAGATCGAGTCCGAGCTGACCGAGATGGAGCCCGAGGAGGCCCGCGAGCTGCTCGCCGAGATGGACATCGCCGAGCCCGGCCTGGACGTCCTGGCCCGCGTCGGCTTCGAGACCCTCGGCCTGCAGACCTACCTGACGGCCGGGCCCAAGGAGTCGCGGGCCTGGACGATCCCCCGCGGCGCCACGGCGCCCGAGGCGGCCGGGGTGATCCACACGGACTTCCAGAAGGGCTTCATCAAGGCCGAGGTCGTCGGGTTCGACGACCTGGTGGAGGCGGGCTCGATGCAGGCCGCCAAGGCCAGGGGGAAGGTCCGCCTGGAGGGGAAGGACTACGTGATGGCCGACGGCGACGTGGTCGAGTTCCGTTTCAACGTCTGACATGGGAAATGGAGCCAGCATGAGCATCGAGACCGAAGCCCTCTTCCGGGGGACCGTCTACCGGGTGACCGGCGAGCCGGTGGTCGCCAACCTCGAGTCCAAGGCCGAGGCGGCGCGCGAGCTGCACCTCGCGACCTGCCGGACCCTGCGCAAGTACCCCGAGGGCAGCCCGGCGCTGGTCGCGCTGTCCGACGCCGAGGCCGACGAGGCCTGGCTGAAGGCGCTCGAGGAGGACACCGCTATCGGCGTCCCGCCGAAGGAGTGGCCGTTCAGCGCCGAGACGGCCTGGTGCCCGATCTGCCTCGTCAAGGTGGTCCCGGTGGCCAGCGACGGCAGCTACAAGCACCCGCTGGCGCGCTCGGCGAAGTGGCGCCCGGGCATCCCGCTCGCCTGCCGCTTCCCGACCGCCCACGGCCTGGGGCACTGCGGCTGCGACGACGTGCCCGCCGCGGCCGCCGCGCAGGCCTGAGCCCGGCACCGGCTGTCACCGGGGGTCAACCCGGGGCAGCCGGTGCCGGACTGGTCCAGCCACGGCCGACGCGGAGGTCGGTTCAGCCCGGATCGAGACGGGCCACTCGGTCCGCCGCCGCTAGGGGACGACGCGGGTGCCCGTCCGGCGGTCCGTCCGCAAGATGGCGGTGCCGCGTCCCGGGCGGCGGCCGCGCACCAGCCGCCGGCTCAGGGCCGCGCGGGGCCGGCGACGCTGCGGATGTCCGGTGAGGGTGACCGGGGCGAGGTCCGGGTCGGCCGGGGCGGATCCCTCCGCGGCGGTGCGCGGAGGGGCGCCGGGCAGGACGCGTGCGGTCCGGGGGCGTCGGTGCAGACGGGTGGGCACAGGGTCCTCCGCGGTGAGGTCCGGTCGCCGGGGCGACGGGGTGGTGCGAGCCCGCGCACGCTAATGCTCGGATCGCGCAGAAGTCAAGGGTGCCAGGGACGAGCACCAGGTCACGACGTGGACACGATGGGCGAGGGGATCTGCGGGCCCCGCCGGCGCACCGGAGGCCGTCGCTAGGGTGAGCCACGACCAGCCGATGCCGGGGGCCCCCGCTCGCGGCGCGCCCGTCCGCGGAGGGACCACCCCATGTCCGGAGCACCTCGAACGACCACGGGCCGCCGGCTCGTCGGCGCCGCCACGACCGCCCTGCTCGCCGGGGCCGTGCTCGTGCCCGCCGCTCACGCCGCGCCCACCACGGCGGCCACCACGGCCTACAGCGCGCGCAGCCTGACCACGGGCTCGGGGCAGGTCTTCGTGCCCAGCACCGTCGGCAACCCGGTGAGCGAGCGCGGTCTGGTGGCCGGTTCGACGACCGTGTCCGGCGTGCGCCGCGCCGCCCTCTTCGACCTGGCGGCCCGCACGGTGCGGCTGCTGCCCGCGCCCGCCGGTCAGCCGTCGCGGGCCCACGACGTCAACCTCGCGGGCGAGGTGGTGGGCCAGGTCCGCGTCGACGGCGCCGAGCGGGCGTTCGTCTGGACCACCAGCACCGGGGCCGTCCGGACGCTCTCCGGCACCGGCGCCCGGAGCTCCACGGCGAACGCCATCAACGACCGCGGCGTCGCCGTCGGTGCCGTCGTCACATCTACGGCCAGCCGGGGCACCGTCTGGAACGTCCGGAGCGGGAACCAGTTCTCCCTGGCGATGGACGTCGCGGTGGGCATCAACGAGAACGGAGCCGTGGTGGGCACCCGGTACGGGAACGGCGCGGGCAACACGGGCCTGGTCTGGACGCCGGCCACGCTGCGTGCGGACCCCCTGCGCCCCCTTGCCGGTGACGACAGCGCCGAGCCGGCCGACATCAACGAGAGCGGCGTCGTCGTGGGCCGGTCCTACAGCCTGCAGCGCGACGACCTCGTCACCCGCCCGGTCCTGTGGAGCTCGCGGACTGCGGCGCCCTGCTCCCTGAGCGCGGCCGAGGGCAACGGCAGCGTCACGGCGGTGGACGACCGCGGCCGGGTCGTCGGCACGGAGGTCTCCTACGCGAACCGGACGAGCCGGCCCGTGGTCTGGAGCGGCTGCGGCGGTGCGGTGACCACCCTGCCCTCGACGTCGGGGTCCTACGCCGTCCCCACCGGGCTGGACGGCCGCGGCCGCGTGGTCGGCCTCGCCGGCACCGGTGGCGTCGTCTGGACGCCGCTGGCCTGACTGCTGCCGGGGTCCCGAGGGGCCGGCGCTGTCGGACCCCGGTGGTTGGCTGGCCGCATGGCTGACCCCGTCCCCGGCTTCGACCCGGACTTCCTCGGCGTACCGGCGCCGCTGCCCGTGGTGCCCGCCGGCACCCCCGTCCGCGTGCTGCCCTTCACCCACTTCACCGTCCTGCTGCAGCCGCAGCGCCGGCTGGCGGTCGCCACCGGGGTGAACCTCGACGGCGCGCGGCTGCTGGACCTCGGCCGCGGCGACGACTGGCACCTGGACCCGCGGGTCCCGGCCCAGGAGCAGGTGGGGCCGGAGGTGTACGCCGACAACGACCTCGACCGGGGTCACCTCGTGCGCCGGCGCGACCCCGTCTGGGGTGACCGGGCGGAGGCGGAGCAGGCGAACGTCGACACGTTCAGCTACGTCAACGCGGCGCCGCAGGCCGCGCTCTTCAACCAGGGCGAGTCGCTGTGGCTGGGACTGGAGGACCTCGTGCTGTCCGCGGCTCAGGCGTCCGGTCAGCGGCTGTCGGTCTTCACGGCCCCGGTGCTGGCCGCGGACGACCCGGTCTACCGGGGCGTGCAGGTGCCGCGACGGTTCTGGAAGGTCGCCGCCTGGGCGAGGCCGGCGGCGGAGGAGGACGCCCTGCCGGTGCTGGCGGCGACCGCCTACGTGCTGGACCAGGGAGAGCTGCTCGACCCGGTGCTGCGGTCGGCGGCCCCGCCGGAGCTGGGGGCCTACCTCACCTACCAGGTGCCGGTGGCCGACGTCGACGCGCTGACGGGCCTGGACCTGGGGCCGCTGGTGGCCGCGGACCGGATGCCGACGGCCGGCGACGAGCCGGGCGCCGGGGCCGCCGAGCCCGGGGCGCGCTGGGTGCTGCTGCGGGACCGGCGAGAGCTGCAGCTCTGACGCCGGCCGTGCTCGCGGTCGTGCGGGGAGCGGTCAGCGGACCAGGGCGGGCTCGGCCAGGAGCAGCTCGCGCCACGAGCTGACGTCGGGCCGGCGGCGCAGCAGGGCGCGGCGCTCGCGCTCGGTCATCCCGCCCCAGACCCCCCACTCGATGCGGTCGTCGAGGGCCTCGGCGAGGCACTCGCGGCGGACCGGGCAGTCCTCGCAGAGCACGCGGACGCGGCGCTGCGCGGCCCCCTCGGCGAAGAGCACGTCGCCGGTGCCCCGGCAGTTGGCGGCGGTGGCCCAGTCCTCGCGGTACATGACGGTCATGGGGGTGTCCTTCCTGTGTGGCCCCGAGCTCGATGTGAACTAGGTTCGGAGCCGTACCTCCAGAAGGACTGCACCTGCGCGCGGTCAGACCTCAGGCTTCCCTCAAGACTTCAACTGCTTCCTCAGGATCGGGTCGAGCGGTCAGAAGTAGTTGCGGATGTGGAGCTGCCGACCGCCGAACAGCACGTCCCAGTCGTGGTCCTCGGCCCGGTCGCCGCCGCTCAGGTGCCCGCTGGCGCGCAGGTTCGCCGACGACTGGGCGCCGGCGTAGAGCAGGGACAGCCCGCGGCAGCTGAGCACGCGGACGTCGTCGCCGGGGTGGTCGAGCCGCGTGCAGCGGGCCTCGCCGTCCGCCACCTCCACGCGGTAGGCCCCGTCCACCAGGCCCAGCAGGTCCCCGGTCACGGCCAGGTCCAGCGAGGTCCGCAGCGACGGGGCGTACCGCCGGGCGGTCAGGGCGCCGACGACGTCCAGCACCCGCAGCATGTAGGGCGAGGAGTCCCGGACCGCCCAGCTCAGCGAGGGCAGCACCAGTCGGGCGAGGTCGTCGCCGGAGGTGTCGATCTTGACCGTCGGGGTCACGGTGGCGAAGCTGCCGAGCACCCGCAGCAGCGCGCGGTAGCCGTCGACGGTCCGCGCGAGCAGGTCGCTCACCTCCAGCGCCGCCTGCTCGCCGTAGCCCTGGCCCCGGTCCCAGACGGCGTAGCCGACCACGGCGCCGGCGTCGTCGACGGCCAGGGTCACGCCGTCGCGCTCGAGGACCTCGGCGGCGCTGTGGTCGAAGCTGACCCCGCGGCGCGACAGCGGGCCGTCCTGCTCCCGCGCCCAGCCGTCGTAGACGGCGCGGACGGCCTCGAGGTCGTCGGTCCGGGCGCGCCGGGTGGTGGTCGCCGTCGGCGCGGTCACGGCCGCGAGCGCCGCGGTGGGCACGTGCACGGTGACGAAGTCGGCCACCAGCTCGAAGCCGAAGCGGCGGTAGATCCCCGGCGCGGTCGGGAACAGCGTGGACAGGACGGCGCCCCGCCGGACGGCGTGGCCGAGGGTGGTGGCGAACAGCGGGGTCAGGGCGCCGCGGCCCCGGGCCTCGGCCGCCACCGTCACCCCCGCGATGCCGCTGGTGGGCACCAGGCCCCCGCCGAAGCAGGAGTCGTACTCGCGGTCGACCATCCGGGCGACGAGGGCGTCGTCCTCGTCGAACGCCCCGAAGCGCGCCTGGCCCGGCCCGTCCGGCGGGACGGGGCCCTCGGGGACGGGGGAGGGGAAGCCGAAGGCCTCCCAGCCGAGGCGGCGGGACGCCTCGGCGTCGTCGGGTCGGAGGGGGCGCACGGTGAGGCTCACCGGCTCATCATGGCCCGTCCTCGCTCCCGCAGCGCCCCGGCTGCCAGACTGTGCGTCCCGACGGCGACGTCGTCCGCCCCGCAGATCGGAGCCCGCGCATGTCCATCCCTCCCACGCCCGGTCCCGCGCTCGAGGTGCACGGGGAGCTGCTGCCCCGCTTCGACGAGATCCTCACCGCCGACGCGCTCGATTTCGTCGCCGAGCTCACCCGCCGCTTCGGGCCGCGCCGCGACGGCCTGCTGCGGGCGCGCGCCGAGCGGTACGCCGCCGGGCACCCGGGAGCCACCCTGGGCTTCCTCGCCGACACGGCGTCGGTGCGCGAGGACCGCGGCTGGCGGGTCGCCCCGCCCGCCCCCGGGCTGGAGGACCGCCGCTCCGAGATGACCGGGCCGACGTCGCGGAAGATGACGGTCAACGCGCTGAACTCGGGCGCCAAGGCCTGGATGGCCGACTTCGAGGACGCGACCTCCCCGACGTGGTTCAACGTCGTCGACGGCCAGGTCAACCTCTACGACGCGATCCGCCGCCAGGTCGACTTCACCGACGCCTCCGGCCGGCGCTACGAGGTGGGGCCGACGACGCCGACGATCATGGTCCGGCCGCGCGGCTGGCACCTCGACGAGCACCACCTGACGCTGGACGGCACCCCGGTCCCGGCGTCGCTGGTCGACTTCGGCCTCTACTTCTTCCACAACGCGCACACCTTGATCACCAACGGCGCCGGGCCCTACTTCTACCTGCCCAAGATGGAGTCCCACCTCGAGGCGCGGCTGTGGGACGACGTCTTCACCACCGCCCAGGAGCGGCTGCAGATCCCGCACGGCACCATCCGGGCCACCTGCCTGGTGGAGACCACGCCGGCGGCGTTCGAGATGGAGGAGATCCTCTACGAGCTGCGGGACCACTCCGCCGGGCTCAACGCGGGCCGCTGGGACTACATCTTCTCCATGATCAAGAACTTCGCCGAGGACGGGGACCACCTGCTGCCCGACCGCAGCCAGGTCACCATGACCTCCCCGTTCATGGCCGCCTACGCCAGCCTGCTGGTGAAGACCTGCCACGCCCGCGGTGCGCACGCGATCGGCGGGATGGCGGCCTTCGTGCCCAGCAAGGCCGACCCGGCGGCGACGACCGCCGCCCTGGAGAAGACCGCCGCCGACAAGACCCGTGAGGCGCAGGCCGGCTTCGACGGCTCCTGGGTCGCGCACCCGGCCCTGGTGCAGACCTGCACCGACGCCTTCACCGCCGTCCTCGGCGACCGCCCGCACCAGCTCGACCGCCAGCGCGACGACGTCGACGTGACCGCCGCCGACCTCCTCGACGTGGCGAGCGCGGGCGGCGCCGTCACCGTGGCGGGGGTGCGGACGAACATCCGGGTCAGCCTCGAATACCTGGCCGCCTGGGTGGGCGGGGCCGGCGCGGTGGCGATCGACCACCTGATGGAGGACGCCGCCACCGTCGAGATCTCGCGGATGCAGGTCTGGCACTGGGTCCGCCACGGCGCCACCGCCGACGACGGCACGACGGTCACCGAGGACCTGGTCCGCCGGCTGCTCGCCGAGGAGGCCGACCGGCTCCGTGACGGGGCCGACGAGCGCACCACCCGGCTGGTCGACGCCGCTCAGGACGTCTTCGAGACGACCTGCCTGACGACCGACTGGCCGCAGTTCTTCACCACCTACGCCTACGACCACTACCTCGCCGGAGCCGACCGCTGAGGCGGCCGACCCGGCGACGAGGAGCACGCCCGTGAGCACCCCGTCGTCCACCCGTCCGCACCCCAGCCTCCGCCGCGACGAGGCCGAGGCCCGCGCCGCCGCCCTGGCGGTGACCGCCGTCGAGGTCGAGCTGGACCTCACCGACCCCGGCGCGCCGACCTTCGGCTCGCGGACCACGCTGCGGTTCACCAGCAGCGCGCCGGAGACGTTCGTCGACTTCCGCGGCGAGGAGCTGGGGTCCGCCACGCTGAACGGCCGCCCCGTCGACGCCGACCGCTGGCAGGCTGGCCGGATCGCGCTGGTGGACCTGCAGCCCGAGAACACGCTGGTCGTCGAGGGCCGGATGGCCTACTCCAGCGACGGCGAGGGCCTGCACCGCCACGTCGACCCGGCGGACGGCAGCACCTACCTCTACGCGATGTCGTTCCTGGACGCCGCCCCGCGCTGGTTCGCCTGCTTCGACCAGCCCGACCTCAAGGCGCGCTACCGGTTCACCGTGGCCGCGCCGCC
This window harbors:
- the aceB gene encoding malate synthase A → MSIPPTPGPALEVHGELLPRFDEILTADALDFVAELTRRFGPRRDGLLRARAERYAAGHPGATLGFLADTASVREDRGWRVAPPAPGLEDRRSEMTGPTSRKMTVNALNSGAKAWMADFEDATSPTWFNVVDGQVNLYDAIRRQVDFTDASGRRYEVGPTTPTIMVRPRGWHLDEHHLTLDGTPVPASLVDFGLYFFHNAHTLITNGAGPYFYLPKMESHLEARLWDDVFTTAQERLQIPHGTIRATCLVETTPAAFEMEEILYELRDHSAGLNAGRWDYIFSMIKNFAEDGDHLLPDRSQVTMTSPFMAAYASLLVKTCHARGAHAIGGMAAFVPSKADPAATTAALEKTAADKTREAQAGFDGSWVAHPALVQTCTDAFTAVLGDRPHQLDRQRDDVDVTAADLLDVASAGGAVTVAGVRTNIRVSLEYLAAWVGGAGAVAIDHLMEDAATVEISRMQVWHWVRHGATADDGTTVTEDLVRRLLAEEADRLRDGADERTTRLVDAAQDVFETTCLTTDWPQFFTTYAYDHYLAGADR